The window AATGGCATCCTTTTTAGTATTAACTTTTTTCAATTCTGCTAAGTTTAGTATAATAGTGGGATCATCAGCCCCCGACCCATAatttgattttcttttctttcttatcTCATGTACAAGAAGAATCTTAGTTGACGTTAAAGAATTTTACACAAGTTTACTGAGATCACTTGTACATGTCTATGTTAGTTAAGTGACATGGCCACTATATGGTTTTCAGTATACAATTAAACCAGATTCTATCTACGGtgattttagggaaaaaaaattatatagaaaatcagttttaaaagattatctgtAATTACGTAAAATTAAGTAAAtcattattttaatatattttaaatattttaaaaactagagtttataaattaagattaataatatatttttttaggtttAGAATTTATTAATGGGGgcttataatttagtatttaagtgtaaaataatattttatttgtgatatatagaaaatagtacatattaaacatatttaatgtgattttcatgtaaaaaaaaCTTATGATTTGATTGTGATTTTATAAGCATTTATGgtatgggtcaaatacatgaatatcttataaaattacaactaaatcatatcaccaaacttaattcttaatatgtcattattctctatatattatgattttactcTATAGTTTAAAAATTCCAGACTCcaaatcataaatcataaactctgaaaaatatattctagacttctaatttataaattctaatctttaaaatatattaaaaatactgattttactagtttaacTTAAGggaaaattatgacttgacatagttgtaaatatttattaaaagaTGATTTTCTGTGTATTTTTCCCTATGTAGAAAGCCCAAACAAATTTGAAAGTTGGGCTGGAGAAAGTAAGTAGGCTACCCAGCCCACTAGAAGGTCCCATATTCCGCAACCGCCGCATGTCTCCTCCGGCGAGGAAAGAAGCGGGCAATCGCTAATGGAAGTGAAGACAGGAGCGGAAGCAGTGACTACCCTTTTGATACGTCACCTTCCTGAGGCAATTCCTCATGACACGCTGTCTCGTCTTTTCTCTCACTACGGTGCTACTTCTGTCCGTCCATGTTCCGCCGGAAGGTCATACCTAAGGATCAAACTTATtattttcccccttttttgTGGCCTTTTCAAGTGATTAATGCATGATCTTAGCTTAATTATGAGAGCCATATAGTTTTTACATGGTACTTTGATATTGTTTTCCAACTTGGAAGAGGTATCTCTGGTTGGCTTCAACTTTTTTGAGCTTGTCGATTTTAATGGTTTGATAACAAAAATTATACACTCTCATTGAAAGCGGAAGTCTAAGTAGAATTGTTTTGCACTTTTTCTTCTGTTCTTGTGGATGTTTTATGGATGGAATTCCTTACTTTTTGTACACAGATTGAATGCTTATTCTGTACAATATTGCTTCTATTGCAGAATGAAGAACTGTGCATTTGTGGATTTCCAAAATGAAGCCTTGGCCTATCAAGCACAATGTCAGTTAAATGGGTAAATTCCAGCTTGTTCCTAAGAAAATGTTTCTTTACTTGGCAAATTGTTCAATCAaatctttttattattactttGATTCTGTAGGTGCTTTGTCAATTTTCTCTTTAATTTAGGGTATCTTTCCATACCCCTTTCTCTATTTCATCACCATTaaatatggttttttttttttctgattaaGCTAATATCGTTGATCTTATTATGGTTTGTTTAGGTTGAGATTTCTTGGCAAGGTCTTAGCAGTTGAGAGAGCTCATAAGCAAAATGAGGACAATAAGAATAAAGAAAGTGAGATGCAATTTCCGAAGGATTATATTTCAGTGTCTTCAATGAAAAAGGATCATTCTGGTGATTGTACAAAATCAATGCCTGCTAGTGAGCCAATTGCTCCAAGGCTTGGTGTAGATTATCCATTTCCTCCTCATCTGGAGtaaattttcaaatttcatTATTGTTAAGCTTTTCTCTTTGTTTCCTTCTATGTTCCTATTGCAAAGTGTTTCACTTATACTATAGTGCACCATTGTCAGTTTCACTTTTTGCTGTGATTTCTTACAATAATGGCTTTGAAGTTGAGGCACATGTCTCTATAGCTTATGGAACCCTGCATCTTTCTATATCCATTTACTGAACAGTTTTGCTTAGATGAATGAATAGAAGGGTAAGGAGAAGGGATTGGTTCAAGGTACcgaaactttataatatgtTTTGCATACTAGTGGAAAAAAGTAAGTTGACAGACTAATTGTTTGTCTGGTGCTTGACTGCTTATTATGGTGTACACTGTTTAGATTCATGCACATGGAACTTAAAATTGTTAGTGAAAAGCTATATAAACGATTCAAGGGTATGCAATTACCCAGCAATTTAGTTTGCATGTTGGAATTTCATTATTACATTTCAAACCTGTCCTGTAATCAACTGTCCTTATTTCCTTTTAGCATGTTGCTACAACCATATAGGTTAGATTAAACATGTTTGGTTATGTTCTACTACAGGTATGCTTATCCTCCTCCAGATGGAAACATTCTAACCAATATTGTCAATGCCCTGATTGCTGTTCCTCGCTTTTATACACAGGTTGTATCCAATCTCTCGTAAAGCCATGGAATGATTGTACATGTTTATTCTATCAGCTTAACAGGTGGATTTTGTTATTGGTCTAATTTAGTAAGGTGCAGCTATATTGGAATGATGATGAGCTCTACTTactattttaattttaggtGTTGCATTTGATGAACAAAATGAACATTCCAGCTCCATTTCGAATGGCTCTGCCCACTCCACCACTACCGCCTTCAGCACCCGCACCTGCACCACCGCCTCCCCCTCCCCCCGCTGTAGCTACAAAACGTCAGTTGGCAGATTTATCCAGTAGTGAGTCTGAAATGGAGTCCGATGAGGTATGTTTATGTTGCGAAAATCCCTGGATATCCCAACTTACAGTCTCAGCATATGATTGGGCTTACTAATATGTATGAAATCTGGACATTCTTAAGGAATGAAAAACATGAGCTACCTTAACTGGACTAATGTAGTATACTTATGTCTCTGTTTGGCATTATTTTAAACTGAAAGGTAtctatatgtgtgtgtgtttcCTCCTTCCACTCTATAATTGGGCTTGTTTGCTGGTGTAACAAGTGTTTGTGACAATTTCTTTGGGTGGCTTGGTGTATGTCTTCATTTTCTTAACCTATGCTATGTGTATAGCTGAAATATTTTACTTTCTTTACTGAAGGAAAGTCTTGAATTTGTTCTCTGGTCACAGTTGCTTTCCCCAATATATTGTGATTACTTTTCACTGAATTTTTTCAGGATGTTGATGGCAAAGTCTCTCCTTTAAGAGCAGCTAAATCTGGACGAAAGCGTGTCAAACGGGAATCAATTGTAGGTCCTGCCTTTGACAAAGATGTGGTTCATGAGGATGTTGGAGTGAAACCTTCCTCCCTGGTTCCTAAAGAAATTCCTGTCGTGAAAAAGAAAAACTCTGTTTTGCAGGTCATATTCTTTCTGATGGAAATTATTCTTGGGTTAGCTGATCaacttttaattcatttaagaACCTTCTGTTTCATTGTAGATCAAAATTGTGCCGAAAGTAATTCAGAATGAGCAAAAAGATGATAGTATTATGAAAGAGCCTGAGGAGCCAGCCATAGAAGGTTTGGATCATAAACTTTATGCAACTCCAGAAGAAATAGAGAGCAACAAGCTGGCCCCAGAAGAAATTTTGTCACTTCCAAAGTTTAAGGTACCAAAGTCAGATTTTAACTGGTACCTAAGCCAAATGAATAAATGAAACTCAATAATCTATTGAATCTAATTTGATGAAATGAATGccaatttttttcccaaaaaaagaaGACCTTAACATAATCAATTAAATGCTAATTTTGCTGAAGAGATGTGCATTTACACAAAAAGGTTCAAGAGAATATCACTATATGCATATGGTAACCCATACATTTGATAGTCCTATTTAGACATACCTTTTCCATTGGCCCTGTTTGTCGAATGGTTTTAATCTGTGACCTTTGTCATATTTTGATATCTTAGTATTTGTCAGTTCGGAAGTGTTActaatatttgaaatttttgttCATTGGTGAAGTCAGTAATTGCGGATGCATGGTCTAATATTTGTATTATCAAAGTGCTAGTTGTTATATTTGCATTATGAAATCAGTGCTGATGATGGAGAGTGGACTATGATTTGTGAAGTGCTTAAGCTTTCTTGAATTGTGCAGAATTATACAGTTGGGAATCCTTCATCTGTTTTGTACATAAAGAACTTGAGCAAGGACATAGTAGCTGATGATTTCTTCTACATATTTGGTGAGCTAGCAAATAAACTTGCCCAGTTGTTTGTGCTTCAAACTCAATTTTGTGCCCAATCAGTAATCCTAATGTTTGTCATTTCACCTTTGCCCATGCATTGTTACTTAAACACCCAACCTTTTGGAATTACAAAGAAAGTGATACCTTATTATTTATACATCTTGTTTGTCATGTACTATAGGATCATTATTTGGAAGCACCGATGCTGCTAAAATTGACCTTGAAGTGAAACTGATGAAGGTAGACTCTATATCTGAACTCTTGATTTTTGTTCTACGCATCTTTAGCTAGTTTCAGGTTCTGTTCAACAATCTTTTT is drawn from Euphorbia lathyris chromosome 9, ddEupLath1.1, whole genome shotgun sequence and contains these coding sequences:
- the LOC136206891 gene encoding U11/U12 small nuclear ribonucleoprotein 65 kDa protein isoform X2, whose product is MEVKTGAEAVTTLLIRHLPEAIPHDTLSRLFSHYGATSVRPCSAGRMKNCAFVDFQNEALAYQAQCQLNGLRFLGKVLAVERAHKQNEDNKNKESEMQFPKDYISVSSMKKDHSGDCTKSMPASEPIAPRLGVDYPFPPHLEYAYPPPDGNILTNIVNALIAVPRFYTQVLHLMNKMNIPAPFRMALPTPPLPPSAPAPAPPPPPPPAVATKRQLADLSSSESEMESDEDVDGKVSPLRAAKSGRKRVKRESIVGPAFDKDVVHEDVGVKPSSLVPKEIPVVKKKNSVLQIKIVPKVIQNEQKDDSIMKEPEEPAIEGLDHKLYATPEEIESNKLAPEEILSLPKFKNYTVGNPSSVLYIKNLSKDIVADDFFYIFGSLFGSTDAAKIDLEVKLMKEGRMRDQAFVTFPSAELAHQALNLVNGYVFKGKPMIIQFGRSPSTGSVK
- the LOC136206891 gene encoding U11/U12 small nuclear ribonucleoprotein 65 kDa protein isoform X3 is translated as MKNCAFVDFQNEALAYQAQCQLNGCFVNFLFNLGLRFLGKVLAVERAHKQNEDNKNKESEMQFPKDYISVSSMKKDHSGDCTKSMPASEPIAPRLGVDYPFPPHLEYAYPPPDGNILTNIVNALIAVPRFYTQVLHLMNKMNIPAPFRMALPTPPLPPSAPAPAPPPPPPPAVATKRQLADLSSSESEMESDEDVDGKVSPLRAAKSGRKRVKRESIVGPAFDKDVVHEDVGVKPSSLVPKEIPVVKKKNSVLQIKIVPKVIQNEQKDDSIMKEPEEPAIEGLDHKLYATPEEIESNKLAPEEILSLPKFKNYTVGNPSSVLYIKNLSKDIVADDFFYIFGSLFGSTDAAKIDLEVKLMKEGRMRDQAFVTFPSAELAHQALNLVNGYVFKGKPMIIQFGRSPSTGSVK
- the LOC136206891 gene encoding U11/U12 small nuclear ribonucleoprotein 65 kDa protein isoform X1 is translated as MEVKTGAEAVTTLLIRHLPEAIPHDTLSRLFSHYGATSVRPCSAGRMKNCAFVDFQNEALAYQAQCQLNGCFVNFLFNLGLRFLGKVLAVERAHKQNEDNKNKESEMQFPKDYISVSSMKKDHSGDCTKSMPASEPIAPRLGVDYPFPPHLEYAYPPPDGNILTNIVNALIAVPRFYTQVLHLMNKMNIPAPFRMALPTPPLPPSAPAPAPPPPPPPAVATKRQLADLSSSESEMESDEDVDGKVSPLRAAKSGRKRVKRESIVGPAFDKDVVHEDVGVKPSSLVPKEIPVVKKKNSVLQIKIVPKVIQNEQKDDSIMKEPEEPAIEGLDHKLYATPEEIESNKLAPEEILSLPKFKNYTVGNPSSVLYIKNLSKDIVADDFFYIFGSLFGSTDAAKIDLEVKLMKEGRMRDQAFVTFPSAELAHQALNLVNGYVFKGKPMIIQFGRSPSTGSVK
- the LOC136206891 gene encoding U11/U12 small nuclear ribonucleoprotein 65 kDa protein isoform X5; the encoded protein is MEVKTGAEAVTTLLIRHLPEAIPHDTLSRLFSHYGATSVRPCSAGRMKNCAFVDFQNEALAYQAQCQLNGYAYPPPDGNILTNIVNALIAVPRFYTQVLHLMNKMNIPAPFRMALPTPPLPPSAPAPAPPPPPPPAVATKRQLADLSSSESEMESDEDVDGKVSPLRAAKSGRKRVKRESIVGPAFDKDVVHEDVGVKPSSLVPKEIPVVKKKNSVLQIKIVPKVIQNEQKDDSIMKEPEEPAIEGLDHKLYATPEEIESNKLAPEEILSLPKFKNYTVGNPSSVLYIKNLSKDIVADDFFYIFGSLFGSTDAAKIDLEVKLMKEGRMRDQAFVTFPSAELAHQALNLVNGYVFKGKPMIIQFGRSPSTGSVK
- the LOC136206891 gene encoding U11/U12 small nuclear ribonucleoprotein 65 kDa protein isoform X4, with translation MKNCAFVDFQNEALAYQAQCQLNGLRFLGKVLAVERAHKQNEDNKNKESEMQFPKDYISVSSMKKDHSGDCTKSMPASEPIAPRLGVDYPFPPHLEYAYPPPDGNILTNIVNALIAVPRFYTQVLHLMNKMNIPAPFRMALPTPPLPPSAPAPAPPPPPPPAVATKRQLADLSSSESEMESDEDVDGKVSPLRAAKSGRKRVKRESIVGPAFDKDVVHEDVGVKPSSLVPKEIPVVKKKNSVLQIKIVPKVIQNEQKDDSIMKEPEEPAIEGLDHKLYATPEEIESNKLAPEEILSLPKFKNYTVGNPSSVLYIKNLSKDIVADDFFYIFGSLFGSTDAAKIDLEVKLMKEGRMRDQAFVTFPSAELAHQALNLVNGYVFKGKPMIIQFGRSPSTGSVK